A region from the Lemur catta isolate mLemCat1 chromosome 7, mLemCat1.pri, whole genome shotgun sequence genome encodes:
- the LOC123641982 gene encoding LOW QUALITY PROTEIN: uncharacterized protein LOC123641982 (The sequence of the model RefSeq protein was modified relative to this genomic sequence to represent the inferred CDS: inserted 1 base in 1 codon): MEGSGLGKFSVLKLLASTGTGVSIPATGANTEAPKTAAMVQAQAAGERDKEIVAVPADLMTSKEELPSHPGLPAFSAGGRVTGARGIAIRVYFHSFSCTQQRGTKSGHASKGRGSGEGAGHAVAAPTRHLLPRAEAQWPGWPLRTSAYPRPLPALPLFPLCXWHFAARTLRDQKRRRGELEAHREPGTRAESAGPTELSSGGPRVDPRGAPATRRAPEWGLRGTTRARGGRGACACGRGAGFPGSGREIAQAPFQGRP; this comes from the exons ATGGAA GGCTCAGGCCTGGGGAAATTTAGTGTTCTGAAGTTGCTAGCCAGCACGGGCACTGGGGTGTCCATCCCAGCAACAGGAGCCAACACAGAAGCCCCCAAGACTGCTGCCATGGTTCAGGCACAGGCTGCTGGAGAAAGGGACAAAGAGATCGTTGCTGTCCCTGCAGACCTCATGACTTCCAAGGAGGAGCTCCCCTCTCACCCAGGCTTGCCTGCCTTCTCCGCAGG GGGTCGGGTCACGGGAGCCAGGGGCATTGCAATCCGGGTGTATTTCCACAGCTTTTCCTGCACACAACAGAGAGGCACAAAGTCAGGGCATGCGAGTAAGGGCCGGGGATCCGGAGAGGGCGCAGGCCACGCTGTGGCCGCTCCCACTCGGCACCTGCTCCCGAGGGCAGAGGCCCAGTGGCCGGGCTGGCCGCTCCGGACGTCCGCGTACCCCAGGCCCCTGCCCGCCCTCCCACTTTTCCCTTTGT CCTGGCACTTCGCGGCGCGGACCCTGCGCGACCAGAAGCGGCGGCGGGGGGAGCTAGAGGCTCACCGTGAGCCCGGGACGCGAGCAGAGAGCGCCGGCCCCACAGAGCTGAGCAGTGGCGGTCCCCGTGTGGACCCCCGAGGCGCGCCCGCCACCCGCCGAGCCCCAGAGTGGGGGCTTAGGGGGACGACCAGAGCGCGGGGAGGGCGCGGCGCCTGCGCCTGCGGGCGGGGCGCGGGATTCCCCGGGTCCGGGCGAGAAATAGCGCAAGCCCCTTTCCAGGGGAGACCCTAG